A genomic region of Photobacterium swingsii contains the following coding sequences:
- a CDS encoding P-II family nitrogen regulator: protein MKLINAIIKPFKLDDVREALADVGVEGMTVSEVKGFGRQKGHTELYRGAEYQVDFLPKVKLEIATQAENLDAIVEAIANAAQTGKIGDGKIFVYDLNHAVRIRTGETDIEAL from the coding sequence ATGAAACTAATTAATGCGATTATTAAGCCATTTAAGCTCGATGATGTCCGTGAAGCACTCGCCGATGTCGGGGTTGAGGGAATGACCGTATCGGAAGTGAAAGGCTTTGGTCGCCAAAAAGGGCACACCGAGCTGTACCGTGGCGCAGAGTATCAAGTGGATTTCTTGCCAAAAGTGAAGCTGGAGATAGCGACACAGGCTGAAAACTTGGATGCAATTGTTGAAGCGATAGCCAATGCAGCGCAAACCGGCAAAATCGGTGACGGCAAAATTTTTGTTTACGATTTAAATCATGCTGTGCGTATTCGTACCGGTGAAACAGATATTGAAGCGCTTTAA
- a CDS encoding GntP family permease — protein MVEVSTLGALAALIVAITLILRKVPPAYGMIIGALVGGIVGGVSLTDTVGLMIGGAQGIVTAVLRILAAGVLAGVLIESGAATSIAETIVKKVGETRALLALAVATMILTAVGVFVDVAVITVAPIALAIARRADLSKMAILLAMIGGGKAGNVMSPNPNAIAASDAFNVPLTSVMAAGVIPGLCGMVFAYFIAKKLVNKGSKVQEHEVVAVDHSRLPKFSAAIVAPLVAIALLALRPIAGINVDPLIALPLGGLIGAVVMGRFRDTNHFAVSGLNRMAPVAVMLLGTGTLAGIIANSGLKAGLIDVLTASGLPSYLLAPISGAMMSLATASTTAGTAVAASVFSHTILELGVPALAGAAMIHAGATVMDHMPHGSFFHATGGAVHMDIKERLKLIPYESAVGLMIAIVSTLIFGVFGFFV, from the coding sequence ATGGTAGAAGTATCCACCCTCGGCGCACTCGCTGCGCTTATTGTCGCCATCACCCTTATTTTACGTAAGGTCCCACCTGCATACGGTATGATCATTGGTGCACTGGTTGGTGGTATCGTCGGTGGTGTATCTCTCACCGATACCGTTGGCTTAATGATTGGCGGCGCACAAGGCATTGTTACTGCGGTACTGCGTATTTTGGCGGCTGGTGTTTTAGCTGGCGTGTTGATTGAATCAGGCGCAGCAACCTCAATTGCTGAAACGATTGTTAAGAAAGTCGGTGAAACCCGTGCGCTACTGGCTTTGGCTGTTGCGACAATGATCCTTACTGCGGTCGGTGTTTTCGTCGATGTCGCCGTTATTACTGTTGCGCCTATCGCATTGGCGATTGCTCGCCGTGCAGATCTCTCAAAAATGGCAATTTTGCTGGCGATGATCGGCGGTGGTAAAGCCGGTAACGTAATGTCTCCTAACCCAAATGCCATTGCCGCTTCTGATGCGTTCAACGTCCCCCTCACTTCAGTGATGGCGGCGGGTGTCATTCCTGGCCTATGCGGTATGGTCTTCGCTTACTTCATTGCAAAAAAATTAGTGAATAAAGGCAGCAAGGTTCAAGAGCACGAAGTCGTGGCGGTGGATCATAGCCGTTTACCTAAATTCAGTGCAGCCATTGTGGCACCGCTCGTTGCCATTGCACTGCTGGCACTACGTCCAATCGCGGGCATTAATGTCGACCCATTGATCGCGCTACCTCTTGGCGGCCTAATTGGCGCTGTGGTGATGGGACGCTTTCGTGATACCAACCACTTCGCTGTTTCTGGCCTAAATCGCATGGCGCCTGTTGCTGTGATGCTATTAGGTACAGGTACACTGGCTGGTATTATCGCTAACTCTGGCTTAAAAGCGGGTTTAATTGATGTGCTAACCGCTTCTGGTCTACCGTCTTACCTACTTGCACCAATTTCAGGTGCCATGATGTCACTGGCAACAGCATCAACGACGGCAGGTACTGCCGTGGCTGCCAGCGTCTTTAGTCACACTATTTTAGAGTTAGGCGTGCCAGCATTAGCAGGCGCAGCCATGATTCATGCTGGCGCAACTGTTATGGACCACATGCCACACGGTAGCTTCTTCCATGCGACAGGCGGTGCTGTTCACATGGATATTAAAGAACGTTTAAAACTGATTCCGTATGAATCAGCCGTGGGTTTGATGATAGCTATTGTTTCAACCCTTATCTTCGGTGTATTTGGCTTCTTCGTTTAA
- a CDS encoding ABC transporter ATP-binding protein, which translates to MSYALSVQDLTCRYNGQAVLKNLSLPVEQNEIVCLLGASGCGKTTLLKAIAGLLPLDSGTMHIQGRTVADSTTWLPPEKRNIGMIFQDYALFPHLTVAENIAFGLRDWDKSRTENKISEMLELVHLTGLDARYPHQLSGGQQQRVAIARALACEPDLILLDEPFSNIDTQVRHGLIKDIRRIFKKQGVTAIFVTHSREEAFAFADRMAVMNNGVIEQFGTSTELYYRPSSRFVAEFLGSSSYLPAKVQQGCLATPLGEVALAASHPYCNESNVEWLLRPQNLKVKPDEGGESVIVEQQFMGDSCRYTVDLQGHRLVVNSNLLLQVGERVSVMVEPHEPVLFAATA; encoded by the coding sequence ATGAGTTATGCATTATCTGTTCAAGACCTGACATGCCGTTACAACGGTCAGGCTGTCTTGAAGAATTTATCCTTGCCAGTAGAGCAAAACGAGATTGTATGCCTGCTAGGGGCGAGTGGTTGTGGAAAAACGACACTACTAAAAGCGATTGCTGGTTTGTTGCCTTTGGATAGCGGTACCATGCATATTCAAGGGCGAACGGTTGCTGATAGCACGACTTGGCTCCCCCCTGAGAAACGCAATATTGGGATGATTTTTCAAGACTATGCGTTATTTCCGCATTTGACGGTAGCAGAGAACATTGCTTTTGGGTTACGTGATTGGGATAAATCTCGCACAGAAAACAAGATCAGTGAAATGCTGGAGTTAGTGCATTTAACTGGGCTTGATGCGCGTTACCCACACCAGCTTTCTGGCGGCCAGCAGCAGCGTGTAGCAATTGCACGTGCATTGGCGTGTGAGCCGGATTTAATTTTGTTGGATGAACCGTTTTCAAATATTGATACACAGGTTCGTCATGGCCTGATCAAAGACATTCGTCGTATTTTTAAAAAGCAGGGGGTAACAGCGATCTTTGTTACTCATAGTCGTGAAGAAGCCTTTGCGTTTGCGGATCGTATGGCGGTGATGAATAACGGTGTGATTGAGCAGTTTGGCACCTCGACTGAGCTTTATTACCGTCCGAGTAGTCGTTTTGTGGCCGAGTTCTTAGGCAGCAGTTCGTATTTACCAGCAAAAGTACAACAGGGGTGTCTTGCGACTCCTTTAGGTGAGGTGGCATTAGCGGCCAGCCATCCATACTGCAACGAAAGCAACGTTGAGTGGCTATTACGCCCGCAAAATCTGAAGGTGAAGCCTGATGAAGGTGGTGAAAGCGTGATCGTTGAACAGCAGTTTATGGGGGATAGTTGCCGTTATACGGTGGACCTGCAAGGTCACCGTTTGGTGGTGAATTCAAATCTATTGCTGCAAGTTGGGGAAAGAGTCTCTGTGATGGTCGAGCCTCATGAGCCGGTATTGTTTGCAGCAACAGCGTAA
- a CDS encoding ABC transporter permease, with translation MKDKFIFWRTSSWGLSLLLVLPILAIFVTAMGESDDVFAHLLNTVMGTYTANTFWLVVGTLLLALLFGLPSAWIMAMCRIPGEKVLQWLLVLPLAMPGYIVGYIYTDWFDYAGPIQIFLRDSFGWQSVHDYWFPDIRSLGGACFVLALVLYPYIYLLARAAFMEQSVSLLQSARLLRCSPWESFRRISLPLARPSIAVGMSLVAMETLGDFGTVSYFAVNTLTTAVYDTWLGYSNLNAAAKISAIMLVVIFLLISAERFSRRKQKLFQQQFEHGDDVRYTLTGTKKWLAMMWCWGLVSLAFIFPILQLGYYAFHYFAESWTTEFQQYSINSLFVSIVAAVIAVCVALVVNFYCRLDGRSKTAIPLRLSSLGYAVPGTVLAIGVMIPLTSADHMVNDLARDWGLGRPGLIFSGTMVAIIFAFVVRFAAVAIGSVESSLAKIPPSLDMASKTMGFASTAMLRRVHLPLIRRGCLIAGLLVFIESMKELNAALLLRPFNFETLATYVFNFASDEQLELAALPAILLVVVGLVPLVMVNRSLEQKH, from the coding sequence ATGAAAGATAAATTTATATTCTGGCGAACCAGCAGTTGGGGGCTTTCCCTGCTGCTGGTTTTGCCTATTTTGGCGATCTTCGTGACCGCTATGGGTGAAAGCGACGATGTGTTTGCGCACCTGCTAAATACTGTAATGGGGACTTACACTGCTAATACTTTTTGGCTGGTGGTAGGGACGCTATTGCTGGCATTGTTGTTTGGTCTGCCTTCGGCATGGATCATGGCAATGTGCCGTATACCTGGGGAAAAGGTGTTGCAGTGGTTATTAGTGCTGCCATTGGCCATGCCCGGTTATATTGTTGGTTATATCTATACCGACTGGTTTGACTATGCTGGCCCTATTCAAATTTTCCTCCGTGATTCCTTTGGCTGGCAGTCTGTTCACGATTATTGGTTTCCTGATATCCGTAGCTTAGGTGGAGCATGTTTTGTGCTTGCCTTAGTGCTTTATCCTTATATTTATTTGTTAGCTCGTGCAGCCTTTATGGAGCAAAGTGTTAGCTTGTTGCAGTCCGCTCGCTTACTACGTTGCTCGCCATGGGAAAGCTTTCGTCGCATTTCACTGCCGTTAGCACGCCCTTCGATAGCAGTCGGCATGTCGTTGGTCGCGATGGAAACCTTGGGTGATTTTGGGACCGTGAGTTACTTTGCGGTGAATACGTTAACCACGGCGGTGTATGACACTTGGCTGGGATATTCCAACTTAAATGCAGCAGCCAAGATTTCAGCCATTATGCTGGTCGTGATTTTTTTATTGATCAGTGCTGAGCGCTTTAGCCGTCGTAAACAAAAGCTGTTCCAGCAGCAGTTTGAACATGGTGATGATGTTCGCTATACCTTAACCGGTACCAAAAAGTGGCTGGCGATGATGTGGTGTTGGGGATTGGTGAGTTTAGCCTTTATTTTTCCTATTCTTCAGCTTGGCTATTATGCATTTCACTACTTTGCGGAAAGTTGGACGACGGAGTTTCAACAATACAGCATTAACAGTTTATTTGTGTCGATTGTGGCTGCGGTGATCGCAGTCTGTGTCGCCTTAGTGGTTAACTTTTACTGCCGCTTGGATGGCCGCTCAAAAACAGCGATTCCATTGCGTTTATCATCATTGGGGTATGCCGTACCAGGTACGGTTCTTGCGATTGGGGTTATGATCCCACTGACATCAGCTGATCATATGGTGAACGATTTAGCCCGTGATTGGGGGCTGGGCCGCCCAGGACTCATATTCTCAGGCACTATGGTCGCGATTATTTTTGCTTTTGTGGTGCGGTTTGCTGCTGTTGCCATTGGTAGTGTTGAAAGTAGCCTAGCGAAAATTCCACCTTCGTTAGATATGGCCTCGAAAACCATGGGTTTTGCTTCAACAGCTATGCTGCGCCGTGTGCACTTACCCCTTATTCGTCGAGGTTGTTTGATTGCTGGGCTATTGGTGTTCATTGAATCGATGAAAGAGCTTAATGCCGCCTTACTGTTACGCCCATTTAATTTCGAAACTTTAGCCACTTATGTCTTTAACTTTGCATCTGATGAGCAGCTTGAATTAGCGGCATTGCCGGCAATTTTATTGGTGGTAGTTGGCTTGGTCCCATTGGTGATGGTTAACCGTTCTTTGGAGCAAAAACACTGA
- a CDS encoding Fe(3+) ABC transporter substrate-binding protein: MKKLLASAIFCALAAPQVATAAEEVNVYSYRQPFLVEPMFNEFTKETGIKVNVKFAKKGLSEKLQQEGEYSPADVILTTDISRLVELVNKDLVQPVDSKVIESNVPAQYRDNDDEWFALTLRARNVYSSRDRVGRLPADFDYANLADPEWKGKICTRSGKHPYNVSLVSSMIAHHGEAEAKEWLEGVKANLARKPQGNDRAQVKAVKEGLCDIAIGNSYYLGKMVNDEKQKSWAEAVYINFPGQKANGTHVNVSGMAMAKYAPNKESAQKLMEFLTADKAQQMYAEVNYEYPVKEGVKRSELVASWGDFDADKLSLEKVAEYHNAAIKLLDEVKFDL; encoded by the coding sequence ATGAAAAAGCTGTTAGCTTCGGCAATTTTCTGTGCTTTGGCAGCACCACAAGTGGCAACTGCTGCTGAAGAAGTGAATGTATATTCTTACCGTCAACCTTTCCTTGTTGAGCCTATGTTCAATGAATTTACGAAAGAAACGGGCATTAAAGTTAACGTTAAGTTTGCAAAGAAAGGCTTATCAGAAAAGCTGCAACAAGAAGGTGAATACAGCCCTGCAGACGTTATCTTAACAACAGACATTAGTCGTCTCGTAGAGTTGGTGAACAAAGATCTTGTTCAACCGGTTGATAGCAAAGTAATTGAAAGTAACGTGCCTGCTCAATACCGTGATAACGACGATGAGTGGTTTGCGCTAACATTGCGTGCTCGTAACGTGTATTCATCTCGTGATCGTGTTGGTCGTTTACCTGCTGATTTTGATTACGCGAACCTTGCAGATCCTGAGTGGAAAGGCAAAATTTGTACTCGTTCAGGTAAGCACCCTTACAATGTTTCTTTAGTCTCTTCAATGATCGCTCACCACGGTGAAGCTGAAGCCAAAGAATGGCTAGAAGGTGTAAAAGCGAACCTTGCTCGTAAGCCACAAGGTAATGACCGTGCACAAGTGAAAGCGGTTAAGGAAGGTCTATGTGATATCGCGATTGGTAACAGCTACTACCTAGGTAAAATGGTAAACGATGAAAAACAAAAGTCGTGGGCTGAAGCGGTATACATCAACTTCCCAGGTCAAAAAGCCAATGGTACACACGTTAACGTGAGTGGTATGGCAATGGCGAAGTATGCACCAAACAAAGAAAGTGCACAGAAGCTGATGGAATTCTTAACGGCTGATAAAGCACAGCAAATGTATGCAGAAGTGAACTACGAATACCCAGTAAAAGAAGGCGTTAAGCGTTCTGAGCTTGTGGCATCATGGGGTGACTTCGATGCAGATAAACTTTCATTAGAGAAAGTGGCGGAATACCACAATGCAGCGATCAAACTGCTTGATGAAGTGAAGTTTGATCTGTAA
- a CDS encoding YacL family protein, with protein MDYEFKKNTLDGSYHAVFSMGHEALGRWLIEEIGKDFAKMDSILAQIGALKNSTQEWRLIGDELTLSLQDNEALIQANFLFSEDDDEYEEDLHLYDEESMSLCGFEDFTLVLDAWRAFVTRF; from the coding sequence ATGGATTACGAATTTAAAAAAAATACCTTAGATGGTAGCTATCATGCGGTATTTTCCATGGGTCATGAAGCCCTTGGACGTTGGTTGATTGAAGAGATAGGCAAAGATTTTGCCAAGATGGATTCGATATTGGCACAAATTGGTGCATTAAAGAATAGTACCCAAGAATGGCGTCTGATTGGTGATGAGCTAACGTTGAGCTTACAAGATAATGAAGCTTTGATTCAAGCTAACTTCTTGTTTTCAGAAGACGATGATGAGTATGAAGAAGATCTTCACCTGTACGATGAAGAGAGCATGTCATTATGTGGTTTTGAAGACTTCACTTTGGTACTGGATGCATGGCGAGCATTTGTGACCCGTTTTTGA
- a CDS encoding ammonium transporter — protein sequence MELSTTVTELRYALDTFFFLMSGALVMWMAAGFAMLEAGLVRSKNTTEILTKNICLYAIACTMYLIVGYNIMYVDNGEGGWLPSIGMLIGSQAEGADHSLESDFFFQVVFVATAMSVVSGAVAERMKLWSFLIFSIILTAFIYPMEGYWTWGGGFLSEAGFSDFAGSGIVHMAGAAAALAGVILLGARKGKYGKNGEVYPIPGSNMPLATLGTFILWFGWFGFNGGSQLMVSDFENATAVGQIFLNTNAAAAAGAIAALAVCKTTWGKADLTMVLNGALAGLVAITADPLSPSPLAAVAIGVAAGALVVFSIIGLDKIKIDDPVGAISVHGVCGFFGLMVVPFNNIDATFGAQLLGAVVIFGWVFGASLAVWAVLKATMGIRVTEEEELEGMDTHDCGVDAYPEFVSVK from the coding sequence ATGGAATTATCAACCACAGTAACTGAGTTGCGTTATGCGCTCGATACTTTTTTCTTTCTAATGTCAGGGGCATTAGTGATGTGGATGGCAGCAGGTTTTGCCATGTTAGAAGCGGGGTTGGTTCGCTCTAAAAATACCACAGAAATCTTAACCAAGAATATTTGCTTGTATGCTATCGCATGTACCATGTACTTAATTGTTGGTTATAACATCATGTATGTCGATAACGGTGAAGGAGGCTGGTTGCCTTCTATTGGGATGCTGATCGGCAGTCAAGCAGAAGGCGCGGATCACTCATTAGAATCCGACTTCTTCTTCCAAGTGGTATTCGTGGCAACTGCGATGTCAGTGGTATCGGGTGCTGTGGCTGAGCGTATGAAATTATGGTCGTTCCTCATTTTCTCAATCATTTTGACGGCCTTTATTTACCCAATGGAAGGTTATTGGACTTGGGGTGGCGGCTTCTTATCGGAAGCGGGTTTCAGTGACTTTGCGGGTTCAGGCATTGTTCACATGGCAGGTGCGGCAGCAGCACTTGCGGGGGTTATCTTACTCGGAGCGCGTAAAGGTAAGTACGGTAAAAACGGTGAGGTCTACCCAATTCCTGGTTCAAACATGCCATTAGCGACTTTGGGAACTTTCATCTTATGGTTTGGTTGGTTCGGTTTTAATGGCGGCTCGCAACTTATGGTATCGGATTTTGAAAATGCGACTGCGGTAGGGCAAATCTTCTTAAATACCAATGCTGCGGCAGCTGCGGGGGCTATTGCTGCACTGGCTGTGTGTAAAACGACGTGGGGCAAAGCGGATTTAACCATGGTACTTAACGGCGCATTAGCTGGGCTAGTGGCGATTACTGCTGACCCATTATCACCATCGCCGTTGGCAGCGGTAGCCATTGGTGTTGCGGCTGGCGCATTGGTTGTCTTTAGTATTATTGGCTTAGATAAAATTAAAATTGATGATCCAGTAGGAGCAATTTCCGTTCACGGTGTGTGTGGCTTCTTTGGCTTGATGGTGGTGCCTTTTAATAATATCGATGCCACATTTGGTGCACAGTTGTTAGGTGCTGTGGTTATCTTTGGTTGGGTGTTTGGTGCGAGCTTAGCGGTATGGGCAGTACTAAAAGCCACGATGGGAATTCGTGTTACCGAAGAAGAAGAGCTGGAAGGTATGGACACCCATGATTGTGGCGTCGATGCTTACCCAGAATTTGTTAGCGTTAAATAA
- a CDS encoding sugar diacid recognition domain-containing protein, translating into MQLNATIARQIVERTMKIIRYSVNVMDEQGRIIGSGDPARINQRHEGAILAINDNRVVEIDQATANQLKGVKPGINLPILFHHKVIGVIGISGIPDEVKKYAELVKMTAELIVEQAALMAQIQWDKRHREELVLQLIKGSELNESQLTAMAERLNLDLAQPRIAAIVKVFPTKGLQLSLEHLQQVVHLLEHPERDNLVGIVSVSLNEVVVLKPITLDSDDWSKQAELQRAKKLMKRVAQDHDFTIKIALGGYFPTLQGLAKSYLTAQATMDADIADNNILFYQDYMLPVLLSGLKNDPWRHEQLCAPLQKLQANDPRGVLLKTLKTFFVQNCDLAQTCQQLHIHRNTLRYRLEKIEQETSLNINNIQDKTRLYLAVLNHS; encoded by the coding sequence ATGCAACTCAATGCCACTATTGCTCGACAAATTGTTGAGCGCACCATGAAGATCATTCGCTATTCCGTGAATGTAATGGATGAACAAGGCCGCATTATTGGCTCTGGCGATCCAGCCCGTATCAATCAACGCCATGAAGGCGCCATCTTGGCGATCAACGACAACCGTGTTGTTGAAATTGATCAAGCGACCGCCAATCAACTCAAAGGCGTGAAACCTGGGATCAACCTACCGATCTTGTTTCACCATAAAGTGATCGGCGTCATCGGTATTTCTGGTATTCCCGATGAAGTGAAGAAATACGCTGAGTTAGTCAAAATGACGGCTGAACTTATCGTTGAACAGGCTGCACTAATGGCACAAATTCAGTGGGATAAGCGCCACCGTGAAGAGTTAGTGTTACAGCTCATCAAAGGGAGCGAGCTCAACGAAAGTCAACTTACCGCGATGGCTGAGCGCCTTAACCTCGATTTAGCGCAGCCACGCATTGCAGCAATAGTCAAAGTATTCCCGACGAAAGGGCTGCAACTGTCACTTGAACATTTACAACAAGTTGTCCACTTACTGGAGCACCCTGAGCGCGATAATTTAGTTGGGATAGTGTCCGTGTCACTCAACGAAGTCGTGGTACTCAAGCCAATCACACTAGACAGCGATGATTGGTCAAAACAAGCTGAATTACAGCGAGCCAAAAAATTGATGAAGCGGGTTGCACAAGATCATGATTTTACCATCAAGATAGCGTTAGGCGGGTATTTCCCTACCCTGCAAGGACTGGCTAAGTCTTACCTCACAGCACAGGCAACTATGGATGCGGATATTGCCGATAACAATATTTTGTTTTATCAGGATTACATGCTGCCTGTACTACTCAGTGGGTTAAAAAATGATCCTTGGCGACACGAACAGCTGTGTGCACCACTACAAAAGTTGCAAGCCAATGACCCTCGTGGTGTGCTACTAAAAACATTAAAGACATTTTTTGTCCAAAATTGTGATTTAGCTCAAACCTGCCAACAACTCCATATTCATCGTAATACGCTGAGATATCGGCTAGAAAAAATAGAACAAGAAACATCATTAAATATCAATAACATACAAGATAAAACCCGCCTGTACCTTGCAGTGTTAAATCATAGCTAA